From Arcticibacter tournemirensis, one genomic window encodes:
- a CDS encoding glycoside hydrolase family 43 protein, giving the protein MIRSRNVSKRVASIWFILLSLFISGCSRDVYVFSSFHEPADEGLRLLYSYDGYKWNDLNHVFLKPGVGEQKIMRDPSMARGPDGTYHLVWTTGWKGTKGFGYARSKDLIHWTDERSIEVMAKEPETVNVWAPELFYDDEGRQFIIIWASTIPFRFPKGQEEENNNHRMYYTTTKDFKTFSETKLFLDPGFSVIDCVILKEAKGKYVLVLKDNTRPNRNIRVAFSDNPLGPYTNVSEPFTAKLTEGPAVVHPGKEWLIYYDSYGTKKYGAARTYDFKTFEDVSNQVQVPEGHKHGTIFKVTRAQLKTLKKEAGK; this is encoded by the coding sequence ATGATAAGATCAAGAAATGTTTCAAAAAGGGTTGCCTCGATATGGTTCATCCTTCTGTCGCTGTTTATTAGCGGATGTTCCAGGGACGTATACGTTTTTTCTTCGTTTCATGAGCCTGCGGATGAGGGGTTGAGATTGCTGTATAGTTATGATGGCTACAAGTGGAATGACTTAAACCATGTTTTTCTTAAGCCGGGTGTGGGTGAACAGAAGATCATGCGTGATCCTTCTATGGCGCGGGGGCCTGACGGAACCTATCACCTCGTATGGACAACGGGATGGAAGGGAACTAAGGGCTTTGGTTACGCGAGATCTAAGGATCTGATCCACTGGACAGATGAGCGGTCGATAGAAGTGATGGCAAAGGAACCGGAAACAGTGAATGTATGGGCTCCCGAACTTTTCTACGATGATGAAGGCAGGCAGTTCATTATCATCTGGGCTTCAACTATCCCGTTTCGCTTTCCTAAGGGACAGGAAGAGGAGAACAATAACCACCGGATGTATTATACCACCACGAAGGATTTTAAGACGTTTAGCGAAACAAAGCTATTCCTTGATCCCGGTTTTAGCGTGATAGACTGTGTTATTTTGAAGGAAGCAAAAGGTAAATATGTGCTGGTATTGAAGGATAATACACGTCCTAACCGGAACATTAGAGTGGCCTTTAGCGATAACCCTCTTGGTCCCTACACAAACGTCTCAGAGCCTTTTACTGCAAAACTTACGGAAGGGCCTGCCGTAGTTCATCCGGGTAAAGAGTGGCTGATCTATTATGATTCATACGGAACGAAAAAATATGGAGCTGCGAGAACATATGATTTCAAGACTTTTGAGGATGTATCCAATCAGGTGCAAGTTCCCGAAGGGCACAAGCATGGAACTATTTTTAAAGTAACCAGAGCGCAATTGAAAACGTTGAAGAAGGAAGCGGGGAAATGA
- a CDS encoding glycoside hydrolase family 140 protein, with the protein MLRISYIVVLLGLLAAGCSTDKKAEQKTGKLKVSENGRYLVSENGEPFFWLGDTGWLLFGKLSREEADKYLEDRSKKGFNVIQVMVLHTVPAVNFYGDTAMVNKDVAKPKVTPGNDPKDSVQYDFWDHVDYMVDKAAEKGLYMAMVPVWGSNVKSGFVNQKQAAVYAKFLADRYKDRPNIIWLNGGDIKGSDSLDVWKTIGAVLRKNDPNHLITFHPRGRTTSSEWFHNEKWLDFNMFQSGHRRYDQDTSAKETRHYGEDNWKFVAEDFRLKPVKPSIDGEPSYEGIPQGLHDTLQPRWTANDVRRYAYWSVFAGGFGYTYGHNSVMQMHNPKDKTSAYGSHQYWYDALNDPGARQMLYIKALMLSRPFMERVPDQSLIVNQGEKYDYLIATRGKDYAFVYTYTGRNMKINMGKIAGGKVKACWFNPRDGKTTEIGKFDNKGVEEFNPPGEVKEGNDWVLVLDTL; encoded by the coding sequence ATGTTACGAATATCATATATAGTGGTTCTTCTTGGGTTGTTGGCTGCCGGGTGCAGTACTGACAAGAAAGCAGAACAAAAAACAGGAAAGTTAAAGGTCTCCGAAAACGGGAGATATTTAGTAAGCGAAAACGGAGAGCCGTTCTTCTGGCTTGGCGACACAGGTTGGCTGTTGTTCGGGAAACTGAGCAGAGAGGAAGCCGATAAATATTTGGAAGACCGTAGTAAAAAGGGATTCAATGTAATTCAGGTAATGGTATTGCATACGGTGCCTGCTGTTAACTTTTATGGCGACACAGCAATGGTAAATAAGGATGTTGCTAAACCCAAAGTTACACCTGGAAACGACCCTAAAGATTCTGTTCAATATGATTTTTGGGATCACGTGGATTATATGGTTGATAAAGCCGCAGAGAAGGGGCTGTACATGGCTATGGTCCCTGTATGGGGATCGAATGTGAAAAGCGGCTTCGTGAATCAAAAGCAGGCAGCTGTATATGCAAAGTTCCTTGCAGACAGGTATAAAGACCGCCCGAATATTATCTGGCTGAACGGTGGCGACATCAAGGGAAGTGATTCACTTGATGTGTGGAAAACGATAGGTGCTGTTCTCCGGAAAAACGACCCGAACCATCTTATTACCTTCCACCCACGGGGCCGTACCACATCGTCTGAATGGTTTCATAATGAAAAATGGCTCGATTTTAATATGTTCCAATCCGGTCACCGCAGGTACGATCAGGATACTTCGGCGAAAGAAACCCGGCATTACGGAGAAGATAACTGGAAGTTTGTCGCTGAGGACTTTAGGTTAAAACCTGTAAAGCCTTCAATTGATGGTGAGCCTTCCTATGAAGGAATTCCACAGGGGCTTCACGACACTCTTCAGCCGCGGTGGACAGCGAATGACGTTCGCCGGTACGCTTACTGGTCGGTTTTTGCTGGTGGCTTCGGTTATACTTACGGCCATAATTCGGTGATGCAAATGCACAACCCTAAGGATAAGACGAGTGCTTATGGATCTCATCAATATTGGTATGACGCCTTGAATGACCCCGGAGCTCGTCAGATGCTTTATATCAAAGCGCTTATGCTCTCACGACCTTTTATGGAAAGAGTGCCAGACCAGTCGCTGATTGTCAATCAGGGTGAAAAATATGATTACCTGATTGCAACACGTGGAAAAGATTATGCATTTGTTTATACGTATACAGGCCGAAACATGAAGATCAACATGGGAAAGATTGCAGGAGGAAAGGTAAAAGCATGTTGGTTCAACCCTCGTGACGGAAAAACTACAGAAATAGGAAAGTTTGATAACAAAGGGGTTGAAGAGTTTAATCCCCCCGGAGAAGTGAAGGAAGGGAATGACTGGGTGTTGGTGCTTGATACGTTATAG
- a CDS encoding DUF6298 domain-containing protein, which produces MLPDKSFLFKYLFSAIIGAGLIYTGEAEAQKIKTPKPIPPLAQGEDGKLVYSPDSMGNRIPDFSYAGYMAGEKSIPDVAVKVVVPLREGDATSRIQTAINYVSSLPADKNGIRGAVLLEKGTYEVAGSLVIKAGGVVLRGSGMGHNGTILYSTGKEREALIRIKGANDRKEEDSVGISDAYVPVNSVKIKVSKGNLFRAGDLVTIRRPSTAQWIGKLGTYHFGGGITSLGWKPGEMDLNWDRAITSVNGNILTLDAPLTTAIESEYGGGTVSKLQWNGLISQCGVENMLCRSAYDPGNLKDEDHSWMAVTLENVTNAWVRQVTFEHFAGSAVAVLETARKITVEDCKSLAPVSEIGGQRRYTFYTLGQQTLFQRCYAEKGYHDFAVGFCATGPNAFVQCESHLPYSFSGTIDSWASGVLFDIVNVDGQALSYLNRGQDAQGAGWTAANSVFWQCSAARIDCFAPPTANNWAFGCWAQFQGNGYWNMSNEHVDPRSLYYAQLSERLGQDVMKRAYLLSIGTEASSSPPVSVAMQLTELSAKPRTQLTDWIDSSAIRNPIPVTTKGIKSIDQVGKKTTPSTPKAPGMRLSNGWILRGNSVVTGGRQDVPWWRGSLQPNELKASKPAITRFVPGRTGLGLTDDLDEVTEWMKDSRIVALEHNYGLWYDRRRDDHERIRRMDGEVWPPFYEQPFARSGQGTAWDGLSKYDLKKYNQFYWTRLKHFADLADQKGLVLVHQNYFQHNIIEAGAHYADFPWRTANNISDTGFPEPPPYAGDKRIFMAAQFYDISNPARRELHRAYIRQCLNNFKDNTGVIQLIGAEFTGPLHFVEFWIDVIKEWEKENGNNVIIGLSTTKDVQDAILADPARASVVSLVDIRYWHYQADGNAYAPQGGQNLAPRQHARLLKPKRSSFEQVYRAVSEYHQRFPEKAIMYSGDSWDAFGWAAFMAGGSIPKIPSDIDPAFLSAAALMKPVPADPASGMYILNGGERGSIIYCAADKAAELDLRNYRGTYKLCWINPANGKIIRKEESVKGGKLVQVSKPAGGDAVLWADIDRGQLRMDN; this is translated from the coding sequence ATGTTACCTGATAAGTCATTCCTGTTTAAGTATTTGTTTTCGGCGATAATAGGCGCTGGACTTATTTATACCGGAGAAGCAGAAGCACAAAAGATAAAGACACCCAAACCCATACCTCCTCTCGCACAAGGCGAAGATGGTAAACTGGTTTATTCTCCTGATTCGATGGGTAACAGGATCCCCGACTTTTCTTATGCCGGTTATATGGCGGGAGAAAAGTCTATTCCAGATGTGGCGGTGAAGGTAGTAGTGCCCTTACGGGAGGGAGATGCTACTTCAAGGATTCAGACCGCCATAAATTATGTATCATCTTTGCCTGCTGATAAGAACGGAATACGCGGAGCTGTTTTGCTTGAAAAGGGTACTTATGAGGTCGCAGGTAGCCTGGTAATCAAAGCTGGCGGGGTTGTACTAAGAGGAAGCGGAATGGGGCATAATGGAACTATTCTTTATTCTACCGGAAAAGAGCGGGAGGCACTTATCCGTATAAAGGGAGCCAACGACAGGAAAGAAGAAGACAGTGTTGGAATTTCGGATGCCTATGTGCCTGTAAATTCTGTTAAAATTAAAGTTTCAAAAGGGAATTTATTTAGAGCAGGCGATCTTGTAACTATCCGCAGACCATCTACGGCTCAATGGATCGGGAAGCTCGGTACATATCATTTTGGCGGCGGTATTACCTCTTTGGGCTGGAAGCCTGGCGAAATGGATCTTAACTGGGATAGAGCAATAACTTCGGTTAACGGAAATATCCTGACACTGGACGCCCCGCTTACTACTGCAATAGAATCGGAGTATGGAGGAGGAACAGTAAGCAAACTGCAGTGGAACGGATTGATATCTCAGTGCGGTGTGGAAAATATGCTTTGCAGATCAGCTTATGATCCCGGTAACTTAAAAGACGAGGATCATAGCTGGATGGCTGTAACATTGGAGAACGTTACTAATGCCTGGGTAAGGCAGGTTACTTTCGAACATTTTGCCGGTTCGGCAGTGGCTGTTCTTGAGACTGCCAGAAAGATCACAGTAGAAGATTGCAAGTCACTGGCTCCGGTTTCGGAGATAGGAGGTCAGCGTCGTTACACATTTTATACCCTCGGTCAGCAAACGTTATTCCAGCGTTGTTATGCTGAAAAAGGGTATCATGATTTTGCTGTGGGATTTTGTGCTACCGGTCCCAATGCCTTTGTTCAGTGTGAATCTCATTTGCCCTACAGTTTTAGTGGAACAATAGACAGCTGGGCCTCCGGCGTTTTGTTCGATATTGTAAATGTAGACGGGCAGGCGCTGAGTTACCTCAACCGCGGACAAGATGCTCAGGGAGCCGGATGGACAGCTGCTAACAGCGTTTTCTGGCAATGCTCGGCGGCGAGGATCGACTGTTTTGCCCCTCCGACGGCTAATAACTGGGCTTTTGGATGCTGGGCACAATTTCAGGGAAACGGTTACTGGAATATGTCGAACGAACATGTCGATCCCAGAAGTCTGTACTATGCTCAACTTTCTGAAAGATTAGGCCAGGATGTGATGAAAAGAGCTTATCTGCTTTCGATCGGAACAGAAGCATCAAGCAGTCCTCCGGTTTCGGTGGCTATGCAGCTTACTGAGTTGTCGGCAAAACCGCGTACTCAGTTAACAGACTGGATTGATAGCTCAGCTATACGCAATCCTATTCCTGTGACGACGAAAGGGATAAAATCAATTGACCAGGTAGGCAAGAAAACAACGCCTTCCACACCTAAGGCTCCCGGTATGCGCCTCTCTAACGGCTGGATCTTAAGAGGAAATAGCGTAGTGACGGGAGGTCGTCAGGATGTTCCATGGTGGAGGGGAAGCCTTCAGCCAAATGAGCTGAAAGCATCAAAGCCTGCAATCACCCGTTTTGTTCCCGGGAGAACAGGACTTGGTTTAACGGACGATCTGGACGAAGTTACGGAATGGATGAAAGACAGCCGTATCGTGGCTCTCGAGCATAATTACGGGCTTTGGTATGATCGCCGCCGTGACGACCATGAACGCATCAGGCGCATGGATGGTGAGGTTTGGCCTCCATTCTATGAGCAGCCCTTTGCCCGTAGCGGTCAGGGTACAGCGTGGGACGGCCTGAGTAAGTATGATCTCAAGAAATACAATCAGTTTTACTGGACACGCTTGAAACATTTCGCTGATCTCGCAGACCAAAAAGGTCTGGTTTTAGTTCACCAGAACTATTTTCAGCATAACATTATAGAAGCAGGGGCCCATTACGCCGACTTTCCATGGCGTACCGCCAACAATATAAGCGATACAGGTTTTCCCGAACCTCCTCCCTATGCGGGGGATAAAAGGATCTTCATGGCCGCACAGTTCTATGATATCAGCAATCCGGCACGTCGTGAGTTGCATAGAGCCTATATTCGCCAGTGTCTCAATAATTTTAAAGATAATACAGGCGTCATTCAGCTGATCGGTGCTGAGTTTACAGGTCCGTTGCATTTTGTCGAGTTCTGGATTGATGTCATTAAGGAATGGGAAAAAGAAAACGGCAATAATGTCATTATTGGATTGAGTACAACTAAAGATGTTCAGGACGCTATTCTTGCTGACCCCGCACGTGCCTCAGTGGTCAGTTTAGTCGATATAAGGTACTGGCATTACCAGGCAGACGGAAACGCCTATGCTCCTCAGGGGGGGCAAAACCTGGCCCCAAGGCAGCATGCACGTCTGCTGAAGCCAAAGAGGAGTTCTTTTGAACAGGTTTACCGCGCCGTAAGCGAATATCATCAGCGATTCCCCGAGAAGGCTATTATGTATTCGGGTGATAGCTGGGATGCTTTTGGTTGGGCCGCCTTCATGGCCGGCGGATCGATCCCTAAAATTCCATCAGATATTGATCCTGCCTTTCTTTCTGCTGCTGCTTTAATGAAACCAGTTCCGGCAGATCCAGCATCGGGAATGTATATTCTTAATGGGGGTGAAAGAGGAAGCATAATCTATTGCGCAGCAGATAAAGCGGCGGAACTTGATCTGAGAAACTATCGTGGCACTTATAAGCTTTGCTGGATTAATCCGGCGAATGGAAAAATAATCCGAAAGGAAGAATCAGTAAAAGGAGGCAAACTGGTACAGGTCAGCAAGCCGGCTGGCGGAGATGCAGTGCTTTGGGCGGACATTGACAGGGGACAATTGAGAATGGACAATTGA
- a CDS encoding pectate lyase family protein, whose protein sequence is MNRRYFIIPLFLGLISSASAQYPSIPEDVKQQSGQLMKDAERRSDSAWLKALPVIEKEAREGKPFIPWAGRPTDLPQASMLAFPGAEGGGAYSFGGRGGKVIVVTSLADNGPGTLRWACEQGGARTVVFNVSGIIRLKSPLIIRAPYITIAGQSAPGDGVCVAGESVWINTHDVVIRFMRFRRGETYVGRRDDAIGGNPVGNIMIDHVSASWGLDENMSMYRHMYNDSTGKAEVKLGTSNITIQNSIFSEALDTWNHAFGSTLGGENCTFMRNLWADNAARNPSIGWNGVFNFANNVVFNWVHRSTDGGDYTALYNIINNYYKPGPLTPLNEPISYRILKPESGRSKLPYVVFGRAYVEGNIIDGNEKVTKDNWDGGIQLENKKGDLMSFEEAKSYFAAMRTKNPHPMAPITIIPTQKAYEYVLTNVGATLPKRDAVDTRVIEQVRTGKINYLKNVKLPETQFEHRRLPIDSYKGGIITDINQVGGYPEYKGKPYKDSDNDGIPDEWETKNGLNPKDGTDSAKYGKNGYTNVENYLNSLVAIDIVKPVAK, encoded by the coding sequence ATGAATAGAAGGTATTTCATAATCCCATTGTTCTTGGGGCTGATTAGTTCGGCTTCAGCGCAATATCCCAGTATTCCTGAGGATGTTAAGCAGCAGTCAGGACAATTAATGAAGGACGCAGAGCGTCGTTCTGATAGTGCCTGGCTTAAAGCTCTTCCTGTAATAGAGAAGGAGGCGCGTGAAGGCAAGCCATTTATACCATGGGCGGGCAGACCCACGGATCTTCCTCAGGCTTCGATGCTTGCATTTCCTGGTGCTGAAGGTGGAGGCGCTTACTCTTTTGGAGGTCGCGGCGGTAAAGTAATCGTTGTGACAAGCTTAGCTGACAACGGCCCGGGCACTCTTCGTTGGGCATGTGAGCAAGGAGGAGCGCGTACGGTTGTTTTCAATGTATCTGGAATTATCAGGCTTAAGAGTCCGCTGATCATCAGAGCTCCCTATATTACCATTGCGGGACAGTCTGCTCCAGGCGATGGTGTATGTGTGGCCGGTGAATCGGTATGGATCAATACACATGATGTGGTGATCCGCTTTATGCGTTTCCGTCGTGGTGAGACTTATGTTGGACGCCGTGACGATGCAATTGGGGGAAATCCGGTAGGGAACATCATGATAGACCACGTTTCAGCAAGCTGGGGATTAGACGAAAACATGTCTATGTATCGTCATATGTATAACGACAGCACGGGAAAAGCGGAAGTGAAACTGGGGACGTCGAACATTACCATTCAGAATTCAATCTTCTCTGAAGCGCTGGATACCTGGAATCACGCTTTCGGAAGCACCCTTGGCGGTGAGAACTGTACTTTCATGAGAAACCTGTGGGCTGATAATGCCGCCAGGAACCCTTCCATCGGCTGGAATGGAGTATTCAACTTTGCCAATAACGTAGTATTTAACTGGGTGCACCGTTCAACCGATGGAGGTGATTACACTGCTTTATATAATATTATCAATAATTATTATAAGCCCGGACCTTTAACTCCGTTAAATGAACCGATCAGTTACAGGATTTTGAAGCCAGAATCCGGCAGGAGCAAACTTCCCTATGTAGTATTCGGAAGAGCCTACGTGGAAGGTAACATTATTGACGGTAACGAAAAAGTAACGAAAGACAACTGGGACGGCGGTATTCAGCTTGAGAATAAAAAAGGCGACCTGATGAGCTTCGAAGAGGCAAAATCATACTTTGCCGCTATGCGTACGAAAAATCCGCATCCAATGGCGCCTATCACTATTATTCCAACACAAAAGGCTTACGAATATGTGCTGACGAATGTTGGCGCAACTCTCCCAAAGAGGGATGCGGTGGACACGAGAGTTATTGAGCAGGTGAGAACCGGCAAAATTAATTATCTAAAGAATGTTAAGCTGCCTGAAACACAGTTTGAACACCGTCGTTTACCGATCGACTCTTATAAAGGAGGTATCATTACCGATATCAATCAGGTAGGCGGATATCCCGAATATAAGGGCAAACCTTACAAGGATTCTGATAACGATGGTATTCCGGATGAATGGGAAACAAAGAACGGGTTGAATCCTAAAGATGGAACCGACTCAGCGAAATACGGAAAGAATGGCTACACCAACGTCGAAAACTACCTGAACAGTCTTGTAGCGATCGACATTGTAAAACCAGTAGCTAAATAA
- a CDS encoding RagB/SusD family nutrient uptake outer membrane protein: MKRNKVLLLLLLGMIVNSVGCKDDFLQEKSDLTGMNDDVYMYENTATAFVDYVYAQFQPSDGNAAFIWELSGNSASAGGDTWSKMSQERAGETNYNKVYSKISYTQDHAPKYFGEAMTGSIVNNPYTRIRQINLFLENIDLHGLPEDVRTKLKGQMYFWRAYQYFDLVRLYGGVPLILKTQNPIIPEGDTSSEIPRSTSSECIEQICSDLDMAISMLPGKWNSSNWGRITSGAAAAFKGRVLLTWASPLFNRTDEVSRWQRAYDANKTAMEMLDANGFGLFKTGGVANGTAWGNMWFANNTTANGVNNSEGVIVFGFNNLTSSGTKKNNGWENSLRSADLNGSGSIVPTKQMVDAFPMKDGKMPGSSTYAYETKKFYKNRDPRFYKTIVYNGAIWPYSGATTYKQWTYSWYKTASATAPDGRTEKTASASGLYLCKATNPNATNAAGHFKESGTDFMEMRYAEVVLNLAECAIGINNLSEGLTLIKSIRDRAGIENKDGNYGITASSRNEYFAAVLNERKIELAYEGKRFWDLRRWLLFDDTYGYCTKLNMQPINGMRRTGYYFVVKKSDGTKYVGPNDPLKDGTTPAPVIQREPSSYPAGITTYDQYLDYLYDTYFDIVERDNLENTSVSNWKFTWYPQYYFFGLNAKSLAGAPYLQQTKDWDSLSGFDGFDPLK, translated from the coding sequence ATGAAAAGAAATAAAGTTTTGCTACTGCTTTTACTCGGGATGATTGTAAATTCGGTAGGATGTAAAGATGACTTCCTTCAGGAGAAGAGCGATTTGACGGGGATGAATGATGATGTGTACATGTATGAAAATACAGCCACCGCATTTGTCGACTATGTTTATGCGCAGTTTCAACCCTCGGATGGTAATGCGGCGTTTATCTGGGAGCTTTCAGGAAATAGTGCCAGTGCCGGTGGCGATACCTGGAGCAAAATGTCTCAGGAAAGAGCGGGAGAGACGAATTATAATAAAGTTTATAGTAAAATTTCATATACTCAGGACCATGCACCGAAATATTTCGGGGAAGCAATGACTGGGAGCATAGTAAATAATCCCTATACTCGTATAAGACAGATAAATCTCTTCTTAGAAAATATCGATCTACATGGATTGCCTGAGGATGTTCGCACTAAACTTAAAGGTCAAATGTATTTCTGGAGAGCTTATCAGTACTTTGATCTTGTACGGCTGTATGGTGGTGTGCCTTTGATTTTGAAAACACAGAATCCCATTATACCAGAAGGCGATACATCAAGCGAAATACCGAGAAGTACATCTTCAGAATGTATCGAGCAAATATGCAGCGATTTGGATATGGCCATTAGCATGTTGCCAGGTAAGTGGAACTCTTCTAATTGGGGTAGAATTACCAGTGGTGCAGCAGCCGCATTTAAAGGTCGGGTATTATTAACATGGGCAAGTCCACTTTTCAACCGGACAGATGAAGTTAGCAGGTGGCAACGTGCGTATGATGCGAACAAAACCGCCATGGAAATGCTTGATGCGAACGGCTTTGGCCTTTTTAAAACAGGGGGTGTAGCAAATGGCACTGCCTGGGGTAATATGTGGTTTGCCAATAACACAACAGCAAATGGAGTGAACAACAGCGAAGGTGTCATCGTTTTTGGTTTTAACAATCTAACTTCTTCTGGAACTAAAAAGAATAACGGATGGGAAAACAGTTTGCGGTCTGCTGACCTCAATGGATCAGGATCAATTGTGCCTACAAAGCAGATGGTGGATGCGTTCCCGATGAAAGATGGTAAAATGCCTGGTTCCTCTACTTATGCTTACGAAACCAAGAAGTTTTACAAAAATAGGGACCCCCGGTTCTATAAAACTATTGTTTACAACGGTGCTATATGGCCTTATAGTGGAGCTACCACTTATAAGCAATGGACTTATTCATGGTACAAAACTGCTTCGGCTACTGCACCAGATGGAAGAACGGAAAAAACGGCCAGCGCAAGCGGACTTTATCTTTGCAAAGCGACAAATCCGAACGCCACCAATGCTGCCGGTCACTTTAAGGAAAGTGGTACCGATTTTATGGAAATGCGTTATGCCGAAGTTGTTCTCAATTTGGCGGAGTGCGCAATCGGAATCAACAACCTAAGTGAAGGCCTAACGCTCATTAAGAGCATCAGAGATCGTGCCGGAATTGAAAATAAAGATGGTAACTATGGGATCACTGCATCTTCCCGTAATGAATATTTTGCAGCTGTTTTAAATGAAAGGAAGATTGAACTGGCTTATGAAGGAAAACGGTTCTGGGACTTAAGACGCTGGTTGCTTTTTGATGATACTTACGGCTATTGCACAAAACTGAACATGCAGCCTATTAATGGAATGCGCCGTACAGGTTATTATTTTGTTGTGAAGAAATCTGATGGTACCAAATACGTCGGACCTAACGATCCTCTTAAAGACGGAACTACACCTGCACCTGTTATTCAACGTGAGCCTTCATCGTATCCGGCAGGGATTACGACATATGACCAGTATCTTGATTACTTGTATGATACTTATTTTGACATAGTAGAACGGGATAACCTTGAGAATACTAGTGTGTCAAACTGGAAGTTTACATGGTATCCTCAATATTACTTCTTTGGACTTAATGCCAAATCATTGGCAGGAGCGCCATATCTTCAACAAACGAAGGATTGGGATAGTCTCAGTGGCTTTGATGGTTTTGATCCGCTAAAGTAA